The following proteins are encoded in a genomic region of Sulfurovum indicum:
- a CDS encoding DUF309 domain-containing protein, producing MLTMNEDLEGALKHYLELLDAEKYFEAHEVLEEAWHPLRLQKHPLANLVKGLINGAVSFEHIKRHRDNYAGKAYRVIASYERHKHLCQTGIAHYELFVSACKKIESLKSQHQEIFG from the coding sequence ATGTTGACAATGAATGAAGATCTTGAAGGAGCTTTGAAACACTATCTGGAACTGTTGGATGCAGAAAAGTATTTTGAAGCACACGAAGTATTGGAAGAGGCATGGCACCCTCTACGTTTGCAAAAGCATCCGCTTGCCAACCTGGTTAAGGGATTGATCAACGGTGCGGTAAGTTTTGAGCATATCAAGCGCCACAGGGATAACTATGCAGGGAAGGCATACAGAGTTATTGCCTCCTATGAGCGACACAAGCACCTTTGTCAGACAGGGATAGCACATTACGAGCTGTTCGTATCAGCATGTAAAAAAATAGAGTCGCTGAAAAGTCAACACCAGGAGATTTTTGGCTGA
- a CDS encoding thioredoxin domain-containing protein, producing the protein MKKWMVLIACMVLLHAEHNYTNALVDEKSPYLQQHAHNPVHWYPWGEEAFEKAKIEQKLIFLSIGYSTCHWCHEMEQESFRDESVAKLLNDHYISIKVDREEYPQIDKKYQKLFLQRYGKRGGWPLSVFLSPNREVFHLATYIPKEEGYGSKGLMKLLPEFAALQKKPKVFNRRIDFYKKLAEEESKRQELKAGVLSQMIQQAVSEIAKTYDEQYGGFAFRPKYPEASKIELLLTAYRLSGDRDALKMAKETLHKMAQSGVYDQVEGGFFRYTTDEAWLNPHFEKMLYTNAEMIPVYVQMYLLTEDPVCKQVVEETIAHMEKHFTCEGLFLSASDADSDGEEGGYYIYDYLKVQEALLAEGWGKEEVEAVLNYYGIEEDGNVDGEFSHLHISSGTKPNRAEELKKYLQSVRQKRHFPFVDRKIITAWNAMMIKALFYAGKIDAKYTELGKKHLKKLFETMFRDGVLYHYTLPETVPVQKAILEDYAFLTDALIEGYEQTYHAEYLKYSEQLAKESIEKFYRKKQWYLSSSKIGVLADFDDRYYTSALSVMLESLLRLASLTEKRSYLKIVEESIAEHGGILETEPSKAPKLFQTYMRLKQGDVTIHAEKRVLQKAHKQIDSIRYPFVLSKAQEAEGYLACGIGQCFAQEKDIDKLIEKIEQMKKDQVGPLWQK; encoded by the coding sequence ATGAAAAAGTGGATGGTGTTGATTGCCTGTATGGTTCTGTTACATGCTGAACACAACTATACCAATGCGCTTGTTGATGAAAAATCCCCCTATCTTCAGCAACATGCACATAATCCTGTTCACTGGTATCCGTGGGGAGAAGAAGCATTTGAAAAAGCCAAAATAGAACAGAAGCTGATCTTTCTTTCCATTGGATACAGTACCTGTCACTGGTGTCATGAGATGGAGCAGGAGAGTTTTCGCGATGAAAGTGTGGCCAAACTCCTGAATGATCATTATATTTCCATAAAAGTTGACAGAGAAGAGTATCCTCAGATCGATAAGAAGTACCAGAAGCTTTTTTTACAGAGATACGGCAAGCGCGGTGGATGGCCGTTAAGTGTGTTTCTCTCTCCTAATAGAGAAGTATTCCATCTGGCAACCTATATTCCAAAAGAGGAGGGATACGGCTCTAAAGGACTGATGAAGCTGCTGCCGGAGTTTGCTGCATTGCAAAAGAAGCCAAAAGTATTTAACAGAAGAATTGATTTTTACAAAAAATTGGCAGAGGAAGAGAGTAAACGTCAAGAGTTGAAAGCAGGGGTATTGAGTCAGATGATACAACAGGCTGTGAGTGAGATAGCCAAAACCTATGATGAACAGTATGGCGGATTTGCTTTCAGACCCAAATATCCTGAGGCATCCAAAATCGAACTTCTGTTGACTGCCTACAGGTTAAGTGGTGACAGAGATGCTTTGAAAATGGCTAAAGAGACTCTTCATAAAATGGCACAGAGCGGTGTTTATGATCAGGTGGAAGGAGGCTTTTTCCGTTATACGACTGATGAGGCCTGGCTAAACCCCCATTTTGAGAAAATGCTCTATACCAATGCTGAGATGATACCGGTTTATGTACAAATGTATCTGCTGACAGAAGATCCTGTCTGCAAACAGGTCGTTGAAGAGACGATTGCCCATATGGAAAAACATTTTACCTGTGAGGGTCTCTTTCTCTCTGCAAGTGATGCGGATAGTGACGGGGAAGAAGGAGGATATTACATTTATGACTATCTCAAAGTCCAGGAAGCACTTTTGGCAGAAGGGTGGGGAAAAGAAGAGGTTGAAGCAGTACTGAACTACTATGGTATAGAAGAGGATGGTAATGTGGATGGAGAATTTTCCCATCTGCATATAAGCTCAGGCACAAAGCCAAATCGTGCAGAAGAGCTGAAGAAGTATTTACAGAGTGTGAGACAAAAACGACACTTTCCTTTTGTGGACAGAAAGATCATTACTGCCTGGAATGCCATGATGATAAAAGCACTGTTCTATGCCGGGAAAATCGATGCCAAGTATACAGAATTGGGCAAAAAGCATTTGAAAAAGCTGTTTGAAACAATGTTTCGGGATGGAGTACTCTACCACTATACGCTCCCTGAAACGGTGCCCGTACAAAAAGCGATCCTTGAGGATTATGCTTTTTTGACGGATGCGCTTATCGAAGGGTATGAACAAACCTATCATGCAGAGTACCTGAAATACTCTGAACAGCTTGCCAAAGAATCAATAGAAAAGTTTTATAGAAAAAAGCAGTGGTATCTAAGCAGCAGTAAGATAGGAGTATTGGCAGATTTTGATGACCGCTATTATACTTCGGCACTCAGTGTTATGCTGGAGAGCCTGTTGCGTCTGGCAAGTTTGACGGAGAAGAGAAGCTATTTGAAGATCGTAGAGGAGAGTATTGCCGAGCATGGCGGTATTTTAGAGACAGAGCCTTCTAAGGCACCAAAGCTGTTTCAGACCTATATGAGGCTGAAACAGGGAGATGTAACGATCCATGCAGAGAAGAGGGTGTTACAGAAGGCACACAAACAGATCGACAGTATACGGTATCCATTCGTTTTAAGCAAAGCACAAGAAGCAGAGGGGTATCTTGCCTGTGGTATCGGCCAGTGTTTTGCACAGGAGAAGGATATTGACAAGCTGATTGAGAAGATAGAGCAGATGAAAAAAGACCAGGTTGGACCTCTATGGCAGAAATAG
- a CDS encoding TraR/DksA family transcriptional regulator — MRKEEKEILKKKIEDDIAKLKVQIAALEEKTRPITPDCSLGRLTRLEAMGEQHVNNRVLDESKLRLIRLQNALLRIDKPVFGICIKCDDPIGFERMKIRPESIRCVECAGNR, encoded by the coding sequence ATGAGAAAAGAAGAGAAAGAGATACTCAAAAAAAAGATTGAAGACGATATTGCCAAACTTAAAGTACAGATAGCCGCCCTTGAAGAAAAGACCAGGCCCATTACACCGGACTGTTCTCTTGGAAGGCTCACCAGACTTGAGGCGATGGGAGAACAGCATGTCAATAACAGAGTACTTGATGAGTCCAAACTTCGTCTTATCAGACTTCAAAATGCGCTGCTTCGTATTGACAAGCCGGTGTTCGGCATCTGCATTAAATGTGATGACCCTATAGGTTTTGAACGGATGAAAATACGTCCTGAAAGTATACGATGTGTGGAGTGTGCAGGTAACAGGTAA
- a CDS encoding LexA family transcriptional regulator: MMLTLAEIIEKLKDVISETKIGGKVFDKDVANALNIPQATFATMKKRNSIPYEEILAFCALKKISVNWLFFDQTVDMLKEQTEKFFQVRYFADIRASAGGGAEVFDENYETITVDEKIMQNMVGMGNTELEAIHVDGESMEPTLQDGSIVFVDRTQTNINKDGIFIAATTAGLFIKRIRQRADGMVELISDNKAYSPEVLAPDEVTIVGKVVGNIESL; this comes from the coding sequence ATGATGTTGACACTGGCTGAAATTATAGAAAAACTGAAAGATGTGATCTCCGAGACAAAGATCGGGGGAAAAGTGTTTGATAAAGATGTAGCCAATGCACTGAATATACCACAGGCGACCTTTGCGACCATGAAAAAAAGAAACTCTATTCCTTATGAGGAGATACTTGCTTTCTGTGCACTGAAAAAGATATCAGTAAACTGGCTCTTTTTTGATCAGACAGTTGATATGCTCAAAGAACAGACTGAGAAGTTCTTTCAGGTACGTTATTTTGCAGATATCCGGGCCAGTGCCGGAGGGGGAGCAGAAGTATTTGATGAGAACTATGAAACGATCACGGTCGATGAGAAGATCATGCAGAATATGGTAGGAATGGGCAATACAGAACTTGAAGCGATTCATGTGGACGGAGAATCGATGGAGCCGACACTGCAGGATGGAAGTATTGTCTTTGTGGACAGAACGCAGACCAATATTAATAAAGACGGTATCTTTATTGCAGCAACTACGGCAGGGCTTTTTATTAAGCGCATCCGTCAAAGAGCCGATGGCATGGTAGAGCTTATTTCTGACAACAAGGCCTATTCTCCGGAAGTCCTTGCACCTGATGAGGTGACAATTGTTGGGAAAGTTGTTGGGAATATTGAGAGTCTTTGA
- a CDS encoding molybdopterin molybdotransferase MoeA, translated as MMHFDESMALLEGLQVSKYKTKKLYLMDAVGYVLAEDIIADHNSPEFPTSGMDGYAIIHEDQAMRRLKVASINPAGSALRDKVIGGTCIKTFTGSLMPEGADTLIPIENVQIDGDEILIKEEVPQGFAVREIGENYAKGQKLIEAGTKIDFSHIGVLASLNIVHVLVYEKPTVSILSTGSELLDLGEIQMNDAQIRSSNNYVIEAIVKKYDGISMQLGCIKDDKESITAAVSEALEKSDIVVTTGGVSVGDFDFVKDVIFELGCEVVFKGVRVKPGQHIMVARKGDKFVVGLPGFAYSATVMALVYVVPLIEKLQKGKSALKHVKAKLKEPFVKRAKKAEFTACNVSLIHGEYYVDFKGKKVGTSAILTNMLGDIALLFTSEEDTSKEVGDEVMVLLLD; from the coding sequence ATGATGCATTTTGATGAATCAATGGCACTCCTTGAGGGGTTGCAGGTCAGTAAATATAAAACAAAAAAACTCTATTTGATGGATGCAGTCGGTTATGTACTGGCAGAAGATATTATTGCTGATCACAACTCACCGGAATTTCCTACTTCCGGAATGGATGGATATGCTATCATCCATGAAGATCAGGCGATGAGAAGACTTAAAGTTGCCAGTATCAATCCGGCCGGTTCGGCACTTAGGGATAAGGTGATAGGAGGCACCTGTATCAAGACATTTACGGGATCACTGATGCCAGAAGGGGCTGATACGCTTATCCCTATTGAGAATGTACAGATCGATGGTGATGAGATTCTTATCAAAGAAGAAGTTCCGCAGGGATTTGCTGTCCGTGAAATAGGGGAGAATTATGCCAAAGGCCAGAAACTTATTGAGGCAGGAACGAAAATAGACTTTTCCCATATCGGTGTCTTGGCCAGTTTGAATATTGTCCATGTCCTGGTTTATGAAAAACCGACGGTTTCCATACTCTCTACAGGCTCTGAACTGCTTGATCTTGGTGAGATTCAGATGAATGATGCCCAGATTCGCTCTTCAAACAATTATGTTATTGAGGCGATTGTAAAGAAGTATGACGGTATTTCCATGCAGCTTGGATGCATTAAAGATGATAAAGAGAGTATTACCGCAGCTGTCTCGGAAGCGTTGGAAAAAAGTGATATTGTCGTGACTACAGGGGGCGTGAGTGTAGGAGATTTTGACTTTGTCAAAGATGTTATCTTTGAACTTGGCTGTGAAGTGGTTTTCAAAGGTGTGCGGGTCAAACCCGGACAGCATATTATGGTTGCACGTAAAGGAGACAAGTTTGTTGTTGGACTGCCCGGGTTTGCCTACTCTGCGACAGTGATGGCTCTTGTCTATGTGGTACCGCTCATTGAAAAACTTCAAAAAGGCAAGTCTGCCCTCAAACATGTGAAAGCAAAGCTCAAAGAGCCTTTTGTGAAGCGTGCGAAAAAAGCGGAGTTCACTGCCTGTAATGTCTCTTTGATACATGGAGAATACTATGTTGACTTCAAGGGAAAGAAAGTCGGTACATCTGCCATCCTTACAAATATGCTTGGAGATATTGCCCTGCTTTTTACCTCTGAAGAGGATACGTCAAAAGAAGTTGGTGATGAGGTAATGGTTTTACTTTTAGATTGA
- a CDS encoding molybdopterin synthase catalytic subunit → MELYNGPLNVKEIFGRWLDEEAESNYGAYIPFVGTIRAEDGIEALSFDIYEPVLKQWFDSWQERAKARGAVVKMAHSIGDVPVHTSSYVSAVFSPKRRVALELIEEFVEDFKANAPIWKYDVKNGKRIYAEDRSTPMDGAGLLA, encoded by the coding sequence ATGGAACTCTATAATGGTCCCCTTAATGTCAAAGAGATCTTTGGCAGATGGCTGGATGAGGAGGCGGAATCGAACTATGGTGCGTACATCCCATTTGTAGGAACGATCCGTGCGGAAGACGGTATAGAGGCACTCAGCTTTGATATCTATGAACCGGTACTCAAACAGTGGTTCGATAGTTGGCAGGAAAGAGCCAAAGCAAGAGGTGCAGTGGTGAAGATGGCACACTCCATTGGGGATGTACCTGTACATACCTCTTCGTATGTTTCAGCAGTGTTCTCTCCCAAAAGACGTGTAGCCTTAGAGCTCATTGAGGAATTTGTAGAAGATTTCAAGGCAAATGCTCCTATCTGGAAGTATGATGTGAAGAACGGGAAGCGAATTTATGCAGAAGACAGAAGCACCCCGATGGACGGTGCGGGATTGCTTGCATAA
- a CDS encoding MoaD/ThiS family protein has product MVKVEFLGPIGKDQVEMEALTLGDVAAKLKEDEVVASWLEKCAVAVNDTMVKDLNTPLKDGDRVSILPPVCGG; this is encoded by the coding sequence ATGGTAAAAGTAGAATTTTTAGGACCTATCGGGAAAGATCAGGTGGAGATGGAAGCATTAACACTCGGTGACGTGGCAGCAAAACTTAAAGAAGATGAAGTGGTTGCTTCCTGGCTTGAGAAGTGTGCAGTTGCAGTGAATGATACGATGGTAAAAGATCTGAATACACCACTTAAAGACGGGGACAGAGTTTCAATTTTGCCCCCGGTTTGTGGAGGATGA
- a CDS encoding MqnA/MqnD/SBP family protein: MLFGSISYLNLLPFQLFLKRYLKSTSAKMSFRYKRAVPSQINRALKRRAVNAAFISSVESKQCTCTDLGIIAYKKVYSVLLLEGESQNDPASATSNQLAKVLNMKGKVLIGDAALKYYINGGKGIDLAEAWHEHTGLPFVFARLCYNRHGKQIQKLARHFSRTKVKIPQYILKKEAKKRGITAKELTWYLEHIYYEMDWKAKRGLKKFLQAAGSR; encoded by the coding sequence ATGCTGTTCGGTTCTATATCCTACCTCAACCTCCTTCCTTTTCAGCTCTTTCTCAAACGCTACCTCAAAAGCACTTCCGCAAAAATGAGTTTCCGCTACAAGCGCGCTGTCCCGTCACAGATCAACCGAGCACTCAAAAGAAGAGCAGTCAATGCCGCATTCATCTCTTCGGTTGAATCAAAACAGTGTACCTGCACCGATCTGGGGATCATTGCATATAAAAAAGTCTACAGTGTACTGCTTTTGGAAGGAGAAAGCCAAAATGACCCGGCTTCTGCTACATCAAACCAACTGGCCAAAGTATTAAATATGAAAGGGAAAGTGCTGATCGGTGATGCTGCACTCAAATACTATATCAACGGAGGGAAAGGCATTGATCTGGCGGAAGCGTGGCATGAGCATACCGGTTTGCCTTTTGTCTTCGCCAGACTTTGCTATAACAGACATGGAAAGCAGATCCAAAAGCTGGCAAGACACTTCAGCCGTACAAAAGTAAAAATTCCACAGTATATTTTAAAAAAAGAGGCAAAAAAAAGAGGCATTACTGCCAAAGAACTTACCTGGTATTTGGAACATATTTATTACGAGATGGACTGGAAAGCGAAGCGGGGGTTAAAAAAATTTTTACAGGCAGCCGGTAGCCGGTAG
- the gltX gene encoding glutamate--tRNA ligase, with translation MTVTRFAPSPTGYLHIGGLRTALFSWLTAKHNNGKFLLRIEDTDMARNSEEALEAIIKAFDWVGLDYDGEAVYQSKRFDLYKQYTEQLLEEGKAYKCYMTREELDALREEQMAKKERPRYDGRYRDFTGTPPEGVEPVIRIKAPQEGVISFVDGVKGEINIAASEVDDFIIARADGTPTYNFVVAIDDALMGLTDVIRGDDHLYNTPKQIVVYNALGFRIPKFYHVAMINNEQGKKLSKRDGATDVMEYKTQGFLPEALLNFLVRLGWSYGDQEIFSLEEMIELFDPKDINKSSSSYNLDKLLWLNAHYIKNTPNVKLAELLKDFGVDVVEHDKLEMLLDATKERGKTLVELAEQIRLILHTPTEYDPKAVKKAFKGEAKEILTDFIAMLQTWEKPLHLPSDYHAVLEKIVEEKGIGFGKIGQPLRVSLLGAMTGSGLDEIMAIIGVDETIERIERAVATIE, from the coding sequence ATGACAGTCACACGTTTTGCTCCTTCCCCAACGGGCTATCTCCATATAGGCGGTCTTAGAACTGCTCTTTTTTCCTGGCTTACCGCAAAACACAATAACGGGAAATTTCTACTCCGTATTGAAGATACCGATATGGCAAGAAACTCAGAAGAGGCACTTGAAGCGATCATTAAGGCATTTGACTGGGTTGGGTTGGACTATGACGGTGAAGCAGTCTATCAATCCAAGCGCTTTGATCTTTATAAACAGTATACCGAACAGCTTCTTGAGGAAGGAAAGGCTTATAAGTGCTATATGACCAGAGAGGAGCTCGATGCACTCAGAGAAGAACAGATGGCCAAAAAAGAGCGTCCTCGTTATGACGGACGGTACCGTGACTTTACCGGTACTCCGCCTGAAGGTGTCGAGCCGGTAATCCGTATCAAGGCACCCCAGGAAGGAGTGATATCGTTTGTAGATGGTGTCAAGGGTGAGATCAACATAGCCGCAAGTGAAGTGGATGACTTTATTATTGCCAGAGCTGACGGCACCCCAACCTATAATTTTGTAGTTGCGATCGATGATGCCTTGATGGGGCTGACAGATGTGATCAGAGGGGATGACCATCTTTACAATACGCCTAAACAGATCGTAGTTTACAATGCATTAGGGTTTAGGATACCAAAGTTCTATCATGTGGCGATGATCAATAACGAACAGGGAAAAAAACTGAGTAAGCGTGACGGTGCGACAGATGTGATGGAGTACAAAACACAGGGCTTCCTTCCCGAAGCACTGCTGAACTTCCTTGTCCGTTTGGGATGGAGCTATGGAGATCAGGAGATATTTTCTTTAGAAGAGATGATAGAACTGTTTGACCCGAAGGATATTAACAAATCTTCCTCCAGTTACAATCTTGATAAGCTTCTTTGGCTCAATGCCCACTACATCAAGAATACACCCAACGTTAAGCTTGCAGAGCTTTTGAAGGATTTTGGTGTAGATGTCGTTGAACATGATAAGCTGGAGATGCTGCTGGATGCGACCAAAGAGCGAGGCAAGACACTGGTAGAACTGGCAGAGCAGATCAGGCTTATTTTGCATACGCCGACAGAGTATGATCCCAAAGCAGTTAAAAAAGCTTTCAAAGGCGAAGCAAAAGAGATATTGACCGATTTTATTGCAATGCTTCAAACCTGGGAAAAGCCGCTGCATCTTCCTTCTGATTACCATGCGGTACTTGAAAAGATTGTAGAAGAGAAGGGGATCGGTTTTGGAAAGATCGGTCAACCGTTACGTGTGAGTCTTTTGGGGGCGATGACAGGTTCCGGACTAGATGAGATCATGGCGATCATTGGTGTGGATGAGACGATTGAACGAATAGAAAGAGCGGTTGCAACGATAGAGTAG
- a CDS encoding ComEA family DNA-binding protein, giving the protein MLKKVLLVVMVLASKSFGMSLEKLNRASKTELMQINGVGEKKAEAIIRERQNGKFKSFEDFQRVKGVGRQIASNVKNDVKKKRVRKVAKKKKRI; this is encoded by the coding sequence ATGTTGAAAAAAGTACTTTTGGTAGTGATGGTGTTGGCAAGTAAGAGTTTCGGTATGAGTCTGGAGAAATTGAACAGGGCATCCAAAACTGAGCTGATGCAGATCAACGGTGTTGGTGAAAAAAAGGCAGAGGCGATCATCAGGGAGCGTCAAAATGGAAAATTTAAATCATTTGAAGATTTTCAGCGTGTCAAGGGAGTTGGAAGACAGATCGCTTCCAATGTCAAAAACGATGTGAAAAAGAAACGGGTCAGAAAAGTGGCTAAAAAGAAAAAGAGAATATAG
- a CDS encoding polysaccharide biosynthesis protein, with translation MTNWLRPTSFKRTLFFLVLDVLLSLLTLYFSYELRFNFHIPERFLGSFWLVFSVLAVLKLSSLYVFRSYSVIWRFFSFSDAKNIIKAHIAAYLFFVLIYVLFREVFNPFPRSVIIIDFFLSLIFIGTVRVAKRVWKEGRYTKKIKPTLIIGVNSKTGTMIQSALKEEIDYYPVAIISLDDDSSLHTYINNVKVYAVSDLESVIEEKKIVSAIITQTLRQKELKRLVEALNQAGINEIKQVRLLGGEHEKLEDLSIEDLLARHPQDLDMTLISSFIRGKSILITGAGGSIGSEITKQCQHFGAKALTLVDNSEFNLYQIGEEVKSASLKLVSVTDRESLETLFQDILPDIVIHAAAYKHVPICEENQASAVFNNVLGSKNVIDVSIACGVQKVVLISTDKAVRPTNVMGATKRVTELYASNVDAEETEIVAVRFGNVLGSSGSVIPKFKQQIEKGGPVTVTHPEITRYFMLIPEACQLVLQAAAMAKGGELFILDMGEPVKIVDLARQMVRLYGKEDEVEIVFTGLRPGEKLYEELLLDESEQKTKYSSIFIARPSDYDIEQLEEDIEVLLSTENKIEILQKIVPEFVHNDKGL, from the coding sequence ATGACAAACTGGTTAAGACCTACATCGTTTAAAAGAACACTGTTTTTTCTTGTACTAGATGTCTTGCTCTCTTTGCTTACACTCTATTTTTCCTATGAACTGCGTTTTAACTTTCATATACCGGAGCGTTTTCTAGGTTCGTTCTGGCTGGTTTTTTCAGTTTTGGCAGTTTTAAAGCTCTCCTCTTTGTATGTTTTCAGATCCTATTCTGTGATTTGGAGATTTTTCTCATTTTCTGACGCAAAGAACATTATCAAGGCACATATAGCTGCGTATCTATTTTTTGTGCTCATTTATGTACTGTTTCGTGAAGTGTTCAACCCTTTCCCCCGTTCGGTGATTATCATAGACTTCTTTCTCTCTCTTATTTTTATCGGGACGGTCCGTGTTGCTAAGAGGGTTTGGAAGGAAGGACGGTATACCAAGAAGATCAAGCCGACATTGATTATCGGGGTGAACAGTAAGACAGGTACAATGATACAGAGTGCTCTGAAAGAGGAGATAGACTATTATCCCGTAGCGATTATCTCTTTGGATGATGACAGCAGTTTGCATACCTATATCAACAATGTTAAAGTCTATGCAGTCAGTGATCTTGAAAGTGTGATCGAGGAAAAGAAGATTGTTTCGGCTATCATCACCCAAACGCTTCGCCAGAAAGAGCTGAAAAGACTTGTTGAAGCACTGAATCAGGCAGGGATTAACGAGATAAAACAGGTTAGACTATTGGGAGGAGAGCATGAAAAACTTGAAGACCTTTCTATTGAAGATCTGCTTGCAAGACATCCGCAGGATCTCGATATGACATTGATCTCCTCTTTTATTAGGGGGAAATCTATACTTATCACCGGAGCTGGAGGAAGTATCGGGTCTGAGATCACCAAGCAGTGTCAGCATTTCGGTGCGAAGGCATTGACACTGGTCGACAACAGTGAATTCAACCTTTACCAGATAGGAGAGGAGGTCAAAAGTGCCTCCTTGAAACTTGTTAGTGTGACAGACAGGGAAAGTCTGGAAACACTGTTCCAGGATATCCTCCCGGATATCGTTATCCATGCGGCAGCATACAAACATGTGCCTATCTGTGAAGAGAATCAGGCTTCTGCGGTTTTTAACAATGTACTTGGAAGCAAGAATGTCATTGATGTCAGTATTGCCTGTGGAGTCCAGAAAGTAGTGCTCATTTCAACTGATAAAGCTGTTCGTCCTACCAATGTCATGGGGGCGACAAAGCGTGTGACAGAACTGTATGCAAGCAATGTTGATGCAGAAGAGACAGAAATTGTTGCCGTACGCTTTGGCAATGTACTTGGCTCAAGCGGCTCGGTGATTCCAAAGTTTAAACAGCAGATAGAGAAGGGGGGACCGGTGACAGTTACCCATCCGGAAATTACACGTTATTTCATGCTGATTCCAGAAGCATGCCAGCTGGTACTTCAGGCAGCAGCAATGGCAAAGGGAGGGGAGCTGTTCATTCTGGATATGGGTGAACCTGTCAAGATTGTTGACCTTGCCAGACAGATGGTCCGTCTTTACGGAAAAGAGGATGAAGTAGAAATTGTATTCACTGGTCTTCGCCCTGGAGAGAAGCTCTATGAAGAGCTGTTGCTGGACGAAAGTGAACAGAAGACAAAATACAGTTCGATCTTTATCGCCCGTCCATCAGACTATGACATTGAACAGCTTGAAGAGGATATTGAAGTGCTGCTGAGCACAGAAAATAAAATAGAGATACTGCAAAAGATCGTTCCCGAATTTGTTCATAATGATAAAGGATTATGA
- a CDS encoding aminotransferase class V-fold PLP-dependent enzyme, translating to MDRIFLSPPHMSGKEQQYIAEVFESNYIAPLGVFVNRFEEDICRYTGAKYALATNTATAALHLALRVLGIGAGDYVLASSFTFIGSVNAILYQHAHPVFVDSDKSWNLSPVLLKEAIEKAPQKPKALIVTHLYGQMAKMDEIMDICQREGIFVIEDAAESLGASLYGRQSGTFGDIGVYSFNGNKILSTSGGGMLVSDNEAWIEKAKFLSTQAKEDFLHYEHREFGYNYRMSNVLAAIGVAQMEVLPERVKRRREIFALYREHLGRIDEIGFMPEIGGSEGNRWLTTVTFEHTDPTRVIQALEAENIESRPLWKPMHLQPLFKDALRYEDGTSARLFQKGLCLPSGSAMTDESLIRICMIIKGIL from the coding sequence ATGGACAGGATCTTTCTCTCTCCTCCCCACATGAGCGGAAAAGAACAACAGTATATTGCAGAGGTGTTTGAAAGCAACTACATTGCGCCACTTGGTGTATTTGTGAACCGGTTTGAAGAAGATATCTGTCGTTATACCGGAGCAAAGTACGCCCTGGCGACCAACACCGCAACGGCAGCACTGCATTTGGCTCTCCGTGTACTGGGTATTGGTGCGGGTGACTATGTGTTGGCTTCGAGTTTTACTTTTATCGGTTCAGTCAATGCCATTTTGTACCAGCATGCCCATCCTGTGTTTGTAGACAGTGATAAGAGCTGGAATCTCTCCCCTGTATTGTTAAAAGAGGCAATTGAAAAGGCTCCCCAAAAACCCAAAGCACTTATTGTGACACATCTGTACGGACAGATGGCAAAGATGGATGAGATCATGGATATTTGCCAAAGGGAGGGCATTTTTGTGATCGAAGATGCCGCAGAGTCACTGGGGGCAAGCCTGTATGGAAGACAGAGCGGAACATTCGGTGATATAGGTGTATACTCTTTCAATGGCAACAAGATCCTGAGCACCTCAGGTGGAGGTATGCTGGTTTCCGATAATGAAGCGTGGATTGAAAAGGCGAAGTTCCTTTCCACACAGGCGAAAGAGGATTTTTTGCATTATGAACATCGGGAGTTTGGGTACAACTACCGTATGTCCAATGTGCTTGCCGCTATTGGTGTGGCACAGATGGAGGTACTTCCTGAGCGAGTAAAGAGGCGCAGGGAGATATTCGCACTCTACCGTGAACATCTCGGAAGGATCGATGAGATTGGTTTTATGCCGGAGATTGGAGGGAGTGAAGGGAACAGATGGCTGACTACCGTTACATTTGAGCATACTGATCCGACCCGTGTCATTCAGGCCTTGGAGGCTGAAAATATTGAAAGCAGACCCCTGTGGAAACCGATGCATCTACAACCTTTGTTCAAAGATGCATTGCGATATGAGGATGGTACTTCTGCACGGTTGTTTCAAAAAGGGTTATGTCTTCCGAGCGGTTCTGCCATGACAGATGAATCACTCATACGTATCTGTATGATCATTAAGGGCATACTGTAA